The region CTCGCTCGACCTCCTCGTCGGGATACTGCGGCATCCTCTCGCCGGCGCGCCTGAATGCCTCCGAGCGGGCGGTTCGCTCCCCCACAATCGTGGAGTACATGTAGATGGGCACGAGTGCACCAACCACACACCCCTCCTCCTCCAACAGCACGGGATGATGGTTTGTCTCTGCACGCTGCAGCAGACTCTCCAACTGCTCTCCCGCTTCAGCGAGATCGACTCGTTCGGGCGTCATCGGGCCTTCCGTTTCGGCATTGTTGATGGAACAGGCACATCACGATTTCTCCGGCTTGATGCTGTCCAGCCAGGTAAGAAACTGCCGCGGCGACAGGATCATAGTTCCCTCGTACGACCCGAGCACGAGGAGATCCTGGTCGCTCGAGACGAGCACGTGTGCTTCCGCTTCAGCAGCGGCGGAAAGGATCATGTAGTCCTTCGGATCGCGAACGTACACGCTTACCTCGGCGGTCCCCGACACGAACATCGCCTTTTGGTGGAGGGCGCGCATAATTCCGTCCGCTGCCTCGGCGCAGTCGTACCGCCGCCTGATTCGCGCGTAGCCAAGCGTCGTTCGGACCTCGTGGATAATCGCCCGTGTCGTAAAAAGAGAAAAGCGAAGTGCCCGCCAAGCCTCGTAGGCCTGAGCGGGCACTCCTTTGGGCGTCAGGGCGACGCTGACCAGAACCGATGTATCAAATACGACTCGCAGCACCTTTCCCCCGTATGGCGGCGATGGCTTCGGCAATGTCGCGTTCGACTTCTTCCTCCGGATACTGCGGCTGCTTGGCTACGGCTTGCGCCAGAGCCTCGAAAACTGCCTCGCGTTCTTCGATCAGCGCGCGATACATCTGCAAGGGCAGAAAGGCTCCCACGTCTTGGCCATCCGACGTTAGTACGACAGGGCGGCGCGTGCACTCGACGCGCGCAAGCACCTCACTCAAACGCTCACGTACGTGCGAGATGTCCATTCGCTCAGCATCCATCGTGATCCTTCCCGCTCGGGTACCCCGCTCAGAAACGTG is a window of Longimicrobium sp. DNA encoding:
- a CDS encoding type II toxin-antitoxin system prevent-host-death family antitoxin, with protein sequence MDISHVRERLSEVLARVECTRRPVVLTSDGQDVGAFLPLQMYRALIEEREAVFEALAQAVAKQPQYPEEEVERDIAEAIAAIRGKGAASRI
- a CDS encoding putative toxin-antitoxin system toxin component, PIN family: MLRVVFDTSVLVSVALTPKGVPAQAYEAWRALRFSLFTTRAIIHEVRTTLGYARIRRRYDCAEAADGIMRALHQKAMFVSGTAEVSVYVRDPKDYMILSAAAEAEAHVLVSSDQDLLVLGSYEGTMILSPRQFLTWLDSIKPEKS